The following is a genomic window from Flavobacterium sp..
AGGATGCTTTTTAGAAAAACCTTCCGAAAATCCCTCGCCAAAAGTGAGGGATTTTTTGTTTAATCTCAAATCTATCAAGACTATGGAAAGCAAAATAATTAGAGTAGCCCAGGGCAAAGAAAGTACATTGAGCCAGTTGTACATTAACGGCATCTTTCAATGTTATTTGTTAGAGGATAAAATTAGAGAAGTGAAAATCTCTTCTCAAACTGCTATACCAAAAGGTGTATTTAGTTTAAAGCTGAACACTCACGGAGCTAAAAATGTGGATTACAAAAAAGCTTTTGGAAAGCTGCACGAAGGAATGATTGAGATTTCAGGTTTACCCAACTTTAGCTTTGTTTATATCCATACCGGAAATACCATAAAAGATACTGCCGGTTGTCCGCTTTGTGGTTTTGGTTTTGGGTTTATTGATGGAAATTACCAAGTTTCTCAAAGTGTTGCAGCTTACAAAATGATTTATCCAAAATTGGTAGCACTGGCAAGAGAACCAAACAACAAAATTGTAATTGAAAATAATTTTCAATTTTAAAAAGTCCCAAAAATGGAAAACATCAATATCATCGCTACACTTTTTGGAACACTAATCACCTTATTACTCTCGATTGTGGCTTATTTTATCAAGCAATTACACACCGATTTTAAGAGTATGGAA
Proteins encoded in this region:
- a CDS encoding DUF5675 family protein — its product is MESKIIRVAQGKESTLSQLYINGIFQCYLLEDKIREVKISSQTAIPKGVFSLKLNTHGAKNVDYKKAFGKLHEGMIEISGLPNFSFVYIHTGNTIKDTAGCPLCGFGFGFIDGNYQVSQSVAAYKMIYPKLVALAREPNNKIVIENNFQF